A region from the Neurospora crassa OR74A linkage group V, whole genome shotgun sequence genome encodes:
- a CDS encoding small nuclear ribonucleoprotein Sm D2 has product MASADAKIQELLTKPRNELTEYEVSLLEEHEFSAGPLSILQTAVRSHSQVLISVRNGRKILARVKAFDRHMNMVLENVKEMWTETPRLANGKKGKPVNKDRFISKMFLRGDSVILVLLS; this is encoded by the exons ATGGCTTCAGCGGATGCAAAGATTCA GGAGCTTCTCACGAAGCCGCGCAATGAGCTTAC TGAATACGAAGTTTCTCTCCTCGAAGAGCACGAGTTCTCCGCCGGTCCTCTG TCCATCCTCCAGACCGCCGTCCGCAGCCACTCCCAAGTCCTCATTTCCGTCCGCAATGGGCGCAAGATCCTTGCGCGCGTCAAGGCTTTCGATCGCCACATGAACATGGTGCTGGAGAACGTCAAGGAGATGTGGACCGAGACGCCCCGACTGGCCAAtggcaagaagggcaagcCCGTAAACAAGGACAGGTTTATCAGCAAGAT GTTCCTGAGAGGCGACTCCGTCATCCTTGTCCTCCTCAGCTAG
- a CDS encoding mitochondrial 3-hydroxyisobutyryl-CoA hydrolase → MLVSKSIASRAGLASAVASRSCRPSFTAMPLRAKVLGQQAPISTQAAAELFKPVEGDEPEDVLFNSLYNLRSVELNRPAKYNALNGSMIRKIAPRLLEWERSDMANVIVIKGSGEKAFCAGGDVAALAKQNAEGPEGVKKSVDYFGLEYKLNHLISTYTRPYVAFLDGITMGGGVGLSIHAPFRIATERTVFAMPETKIGFFPDVGASFFLPRMPGQVGPYLGLTSALLKGVQVYYAGIATHYLHSSSLPALESRLAELTPRDYWTIEQRLSVINDTIEEFSTGVPYDENIEIGGKIRLAIDRCFKYDKIDEIIAALKEEAAEGAKGGVQSWAKNTLEELTQRSPTSLHVTLRQMRLGKSWGIAHTFKREHQMAAKFMKSHDFNEGVTALLIDKGANGPAKWKPASLDEIPPGANISEDYFRNDPEVPVLELLNDRSYMQYPYNKFGLPNDYDVKEAIEKGNFTREKLIDHFVETRRGKQGVREAVSDVLDRMAVRSKGTEHVQWKKE, encoded by the exons ATGTTGGTCTCCAAGTCCATTGCCAGCCGCGCCGGCTTGGCTTCTGCTGTTGCTTCTCGCAGCTGCCGACCAAGCTTCACCGCGATGCCGCTCAGAGCCAAAGTCCTGGGCCAGCAGGCCCCA aTCTCGACccaagccgccgccgagtTGTTCAAGCCCGTCGAGGGTGACGAGCCCGAGGATGTCCTCTTCAACAGTCTATATAATCTCCGCTCCGTCGAGCTCAACCGCCCAGCCAAGTACAACGCCCTCAATGGCTCCATGATCCGCAAGATCGCGCCCCGTCTCCTCGAATGGGAACGCTCCGATATGGCCaacgtcatcgtcatcaaggGCTCCGGAGAGAAGGCCTTCTGCgccggtggtgatgttgccgCGCTGGCCAAGCAGAACGCCGAGGGCCCCGAGGGCGTCAAGAAATCCGTCGACTATTTCGGCCTCGAATACAAGCTCAACCACCTGATTTCCACCTACACCAGGCCTTACGTGGCTTTCCTCGACGGCATTACCATgggaggtggtgttggtctCAGCATCCACGCCCCCTTCAGAATTGCGACCGAGCGCACTGTCTTCGCCATGCCCGAGACCAAGATTGGCTTCTTCCCCGACGTCGGcgcctctttcttcctccccagGATGCCTGGCCAGGTCGGCCCCTACCTCGGTCTCACCAGCGCCCTGCTGAAGGGTGTCCAGGTCTACTACGCCGGCATTGCCACCCACTACCTTCACTCGAGCAGTCTGCCTGCCCTGGAATCCCGTCTTGCCGAGCTTACCCCCCGGGACTACTGGACCATAGAACAGCGCCTTAGCGTCATCAACGACACCATCGAAGAGTTCTCCACCGGTGTCCCCTACGACGAGAATATCGAAATTGGCGGTAAGATTCGCCTTGCTATCGACCGTTGCTTCAAGTACGACAAGATCGACGAGATTATTGCCGCCCTTAAGGAGGAAGCCGCTGAAGGCGCCAAGGGAGGCGTTCAGAGCTGGGCCAAGAACACCCTGGAGGAGCTTACCCAGCGCTCCCCTACTTCTCTCCATGTTACGTTGCGCCAGATGCGCCTCGGCAAGTCTTGGGGCATCGCTCATACGTTCAAGCGCGAACACCAGATGGCCGCCAAGTTCATGAAGTCTCACGACTTCAATGAGGGCGTCACCGCATTGCTCATTGACAAGGGGGCGAACGGAcctgccaagtggaagccggcTTCGCTAGACGAGATCCCCCCTGGAGCCAACATCTCCGAGGACTACTTTAGGAACGACCCAGAGGTCCCTGTGTTGGAGCTGCTCAACGACAGATCCTACATGCAGTATCCCTACAACAAGTTTGGCCTGCCCAACGATTACGACGTCAAGGAGGCGATAGAGAAGGGCAACTTCACCCGGGAAAAGCTCATCGACCACTTCGTCGAGACCAGGCGTGGCAAGCAAGGTGTTCGGGAAGCCGTTTCTGACGTCCTCGATCGTATGGCCGTGCGGAGCAAGGGTACTGAGCATGTCCAATGGAAGAAAGAGTAG
- a CDS encoding ABC multidrug transporter, whose translation MASTLPGGDACPSGLEADRQFGPRVEVACREFDFTLLFEDGFFMLLPAVLFILFVPWRFWSLWKSPVKLTSRRLAMGKFTLLSALFTLHVLNTIYTTKSLRTTLSLPATLLTTISLVSSTLLSLLEDQRTIHPSDLLVIYFSASTILFIPRLRTLYLLHVPPSSPISPINPIPHLLVLQVLWTLIFALTTLVAVTESLGKFTLLQPRYKHIVVTKEQTAGFWSRGFFAWLLPFLQVGYKKTLEMGDIPGVDGELRVESAGDEMEETFRRLLLLLLAQQRQAKSGNGGKEQEKGEGKGEEAGEKKKKKGWMLIRAAYEANKWPFWSAVVPRLALLGFSLCQPFLIEAVVGYLASRERKEGERADEEIEAPQPEYFGRALVGGFVLLYVGIAVSRAIYWRQTNRMIARIRSGLIAMVYHHTTALRVVDVKDSAAVTLMGTDVERIVTSIKNVHELWASIPGVGIAIWLLARQVSYAAIVPLVICLVCVVGASFIGAGTGPAQVAWNERVQKRVAVTANMLGDMKAVKMLGLTGVLGNIIEGLRRAELKTSEKFRKYLLWNIEVSNAPGNGVAPYATFVVYGIMSAVKKDQNLLAAQAFASLSLINLLTTPLLMFCQAFPAAMQAVACFGRIEAYLTKQELKQLDLSSVEDRGRSAGASFESGTELRSVVGSRPFARETTPGALASFAAADISWSANTIEPVLQGVNLTIKPGFTAVIGPVGSGKSTLLESLVGETTLQRGSVTTNFSRVAYCPQAAWLMNDTIRHNITGSSEDLEIDQKWYDLCILSCGLRRDLDGMVAGDQTAVGTNGSSLSGGQRQRVALARAVYSRAPVIILDDVMSGLDPATAKDITTRLFSRQGHLRKAGVSVVLATHNKRLLPYMDEIIVLEGGKIGDIGSYSEIQSRGDLKLMAMTDDDDVIESGEEQQSATDEVSRDSKSPAMTQKPSDTTNRQPIKPNFERRQGSWSVYAYYARSAGALSLSLWAFFTVLGAITSNYMTIWISNWSSASTPSASNPDPHPNLGYYLGIYTLLVVLAQIGTVGECFVFLINIISNTALSLHTDLLNSVLSAPLSFFSQSSSLSLSSSSSSPTDSNGDDNNDTSSEDSGTITNRFSQDMDLIDMTLPIQAIMFTSAGSYALVQLIIICVLGKYLAATVPLLAVTLFLVQKYYLRSSRQLRLLDIEAKAPVYKHFLETVTAGGVATIRAFGWDKRFRDRLARMMDEAQKPFYMLACIQQWLALVLDLVVGGMAVVLVGVAVGVAPDPEKAGSSKSAVSAGALGVSLVLVMTFNELIVQALQAWTRLETSIGAVARVRDFVRTTPKEEDPAADCDNGGCVGDGLAGWPSRGEIKIEKICASYDNTSSNTNNTTTSGPPALKNLTLTIPSGSKLAVIGPSGSGKTTFLLSLLRMIPLSSGCITIDSLNISTIPRSRHIFNVIPQDPFFIPNTSLAFNLDPFGHLSHLPPAEATVKMESALRLVTLWPGRVTANGQTLDSELVTSEWSVGELQLLALARALLLKDQRRILVLDEAMSSVDEKTEAVMQEVIDTEFKEHTVIAVVHRLTYIERFDLVAVLKSGEMVEFGEPGALIEKAHGEREGNRSVFGELYRGFHHGSDALGTGWD comes from the exons ATGGCATCAACACTGCCCGGCGGCGATGCCTGTCCATCCGGACTTGAGGCAGACCGACAGTTCGGTCCCCGGGTCGAAGTAGCATGTCGAGAGTTTGACTTCACCCTGCTCTTCGAAGATGGCTTCTTCATGCTTCTTCCAGCTGTTTTGTTCATCCTTTTTGTGCCATGGCGGTTTTGGTCGTTATGGAAGAGTCCAGTTAAACTCACTTCAAGGCGGTTGGCTATGGGAAAATTC ACGCTCCTCTCCGCGCTCTTTACCCTCCACGTCCTCAACACCATCTACACCACCAAATCTCTTCGGAccaccctctccctccccgccaccctcctcaccaccatctccctTGTCTCGTccaccctcctctccctcctcgaaGACCAACGCACCATCCACCCCTCCGATCTCCTGGTAATCtacttctccgcctccaCCATCCTTTTCATCCCGCGCCTTCGCACCCTTTACCTCCTTCATGTTCCCCCCAGTTCCCCCATAAGCCCTATCAACCCCATCCCCCATTTGTTGGTCCTCCAAGTCCTCTGGACCCTCATCTTcgccctcaccaccctcgtcGCCGTCACCGAGTCCCTCGGCAAATTCACGCTTCTCCAGCCGCGGTACAAACACATCGTCGTCACCAAGGAGCAGACAGCCGGGTTTTGGAGCCGTGGGTTCTTTGCTTGGTTGCTACCGTTCTTGCAGGTCGGGTACAAGAAGACTTTGGAGATGGGGGATATTCCGGGGGTGGATGGGGAGTTGAGGGTGGAGAGCGCGGGGGATGAAATGGAGGAGACTTTTAGGAGgttgctactactactactggcACAACAAAGACAGGCGAAGAGCGGGAACGGTGGGAAGGAGCAAGAGAAgggggaaggaaagggagaggaggctggggaaaagaagaagaagaaagggtgGATGCTGATCCGCGCGGCGTATGAGGCGAACAAATGGCCTTTCTGGTCGGCGGTGGTGCCGAGGTTGGCGTTGTTGGGTTTTAGTCTCTGTCAACCGTTTTTGATTGAGGCGGTTGTTGGGTATTTGGCTTCGAGGGAgcggaaggagggagagcgTGCGGATGAGGAGATTGAGGCGCCGCAGCCGGAATATTTTGGGAGAGCCTTGGTGGGCGGGTTTGTGTTGTTGTATGTTGGTATTGCT GTTTCAAGAGCGATATACTGGCGACAAACGAACCGGATGATCGCTCGAATCCGCTCAGGTCTTATCGCTATGGTTTATCATCATACTACTGCTCTTCGGGTCGTTGACGTCAAGGACTCTGCAGCAGTCACTTTGATGGGAACGGATGTGGAACGTATTGTCACGAGTATCAAGAATGTTCATGAGCTGTGGGCGTCTATACCGGGCGTTGGCATTGCCATCTGGTTGTTGGCTCGCCAGGTATCGTATGCTGCCATCGTCCCACTAGTGATCTGCCTGG TATGCGTCGTCGGAGCATCCTTCATCGGAGCAGGCACCGGGCCTGCACAAGTAGCATGGAACGAGCGAGTCCAAAAGCGAGTCGCCGTCACGGCCAACATGCTTGGTGACATGAAAGCCGTCAAGATGTTGGGACTTACCGGCGTACTAGGCAATATCATCGAGGGCTTACGCAGAGCCGAGCTGAAGACTTCAGAAAAGTTCCGCAAATATTTGCTTTGGAATATCGAAGTTT CCAACGCACCAGGAAACGGTGTCGCCCCCTACGCGACTTTTGTCGTCTATGGTATCATGTCGGCAGTGAAGAAAGACCAAAACCTACTAGCAGCACAAGCTTTCGCCTCTCTCTCGCTCATTAATCTGTTAACAACCCCTTTGCTTATGTTCTGTCAAGCTTTCCCAGCTGCCATGCAGGCTGTGGCGTGTTTTGGCCGTATTGAGGCATACCTGACTAAACAGGAGTTGAAGCAATTGGACCTATCCTCGGTTGAAGATAGGGGACGGTCGGCGGGAGCCTCTTTTGAGAGTGGCACAGAGCTAAGAAGCGTCGTGGGCTCGAGACCGTTCGCCCGTGAAACGACACCTGGGGCACTCGCCTCGTTTGCAGCTGCGGACATCTCCTGGTCAGCAAATACTATCGAGCCAGTACTTCAAGGTGTTAACTTGACTATCAAGCCGGGGTTTACGGCAGTTATCGGTCCAGTTGGTTCAGGGAAGTCCACGCTTCTGGAGAGCTTGGTAGGAGAGACGACTTTGCAGCGCGGATCTGTCACCACCAACTTCTCCCGTGTAGCTTATTGCCCACAAGCAGCCTGGCTCATGAACGATACCATCCGACACAACATCACCGGCAGCAGCGAGGACTTAGAGATCGACCAGAAATGGTACGATTTGTGTATTCTATCGTGCGGACTCCGTCGTGATCTCGACGGTATGGTAGCGGGGGACCAAACAGCCGTCGGAACGAATGGCTCTTCGTTGAGCGGAGGGCAGCGGCAAAGAGTAGCCCTCGCCAGAGCTGTATACTCTCGTGCTCCAGTTATCATCCTCGACGATGTTATGAGCGGCCTGGATCCAGCAACTGCTAAGGATATTACCACAAGATTGTTTAGCAGGCAAGGCCATCTTCGTAAGGCGGGTGTCTCGGTTGTACTTGCAACTCATAATA AGCGCCTTCTCCCCTATATGGATGAGATTATCGTACTCGAAGGCGGCAAAATCGGGGATATCGGCTCATACAGCGAGATCCAATCGCGAGGTGACCTCAAGCTCATGGCCAtgaccgacgacgacgatgttATCGAGTCcggggaggagcagcagtCTGCAACAGACGAGGTATCAAGGGACAGCAAAAGCCCGGCCATGACACAAAAGCCCTCAGACACGACAAATCGACAACCAATCAAGCCTAATTTCGAACGCCGTCAAGGAAGCTGGTCCGTTTACGCCTACTACGCTCGTAGCGCCGGCGCCCTCAGTCTCTCCCTCTGGGCCTTCTTCACCGTCCTCGGTGCCATAACATCCAACTACATGACCATTTGGATCTCTAACTGGAGCTCCGCCAGCACCCCTTCGGCCTCCAACCCCGATCCGCATCCAAATCTAGGTTACTACCTTGGTATCTACACGCTCCTCGTCGTTCTCGCCCAAATTGGTACCGTAGGCGAGTGCTTCGTtttcctcatcaacatcatcagtAACACGGCCCTGTCTCTTCACACGGACCTTTTGAATTCCGTGCTCTCCGCAccgctttccttcttttcccagtcgtcgtcgttgtcgttgtcgtcgtcatcgtcgtcaccCACAGACTCAAACGGCGACGACAATAACGACACAAGCTCAGAAGACAGCGGCACCATAACCAACCGCTTCTCCCAAGACATGGACCTGATAGACATGACCCTCCCCATCCAAGCCATCATGTTCACCAGCGCCGGTTCCTACGCCCTAGTCCAGCTAATCATCATCTGCGTCCTGGGAAAATACCTAGCCGCCACCGTCCCATTACTTGCCGTCACCCTATTTCTCGTACAAAAGTACTACCTGCGCTCGTCACGACAGCTGCGATTGCTAGACATTGAAGCCAAGGCGCCCGTGTACAAGCACTTCCTCGAAACAGTAACGGCGGGGGGTGTAGCTACCATTCGCGCGTTTGGGTGGGATAAGAGGTTCCGTGACAGActggcgaggatgatggatgaggcACAGAAACCGTTTTATATGTTGGCCTGTATTCAGCAGTGGTTGGCGCTGGTGTTGGATTTGGTGGTGGGCGGGATGGCGGTTGTGTTGGTGGGTGTGGCGGTTGGGGTGGCGCCGGATCCGGAGAAAGCAGGGTCGTCGAAGTCGGCTGTCAGTGCAGGGGCTTTGGGTGTGTCGTTGGTGTTGGTCATGACGTTTAATGAGCTGATTGTGCAGGCGTTGCAGGCGTGGACGAGGTTGGAAACGTCGATTGGGGCGGTGGCGAGGGTGAGGGACTTTGTAAGGACGACGCCGAAGGAAGAGGATCCGGCCGCAGACTGTGACAATGGTGGCTGCGTTGGAGATGGATTGGCGGGATGGCCTTCCAGGGGTGAGATCAAGATCGAAAAGATCTGTGCCAGTTACGA CAATACCTCCTCTAACACCAATAACACCACCACTAGCGGACCCCCAGCCCTCAAAAACCTCACCCTTACCATTCCCTCTGGGTCCAAACTAGCAGTCATCGGCCCCTCTGGCTCCGGAAAGACCAcattcctcctctcccttctaCGCATGATCCCGCTCTCCTCCGGATGCATAACCATCGACTCCCTCAACATCTCCACCATCCCTCGCTCGCGTCACATCTTCAATGTGATCCCGCAAGACCCCTTCTTCATCCCCAACACCAGCCTAGCCTTCAACCTCGACCCCTTCGGCCATCTCTCCCACCTGCCCCCTGCTGAGGCAACCGTCAAGATGGAATCCGCCCTCCGACTCGTCACACTCTGGCCGGGCCGCGTGACCGCCAACGGCCAGACTCTCGACAGCGAGCTGGTCACCTCGGAGTGGTCCGTCGGCGAGCTGCAGCTGCTGGCGCTAGCGAGGGCGTTGCTGCTCAAGGATCAGAGGAGAATCCTGGTGCTGGATGAGGCGATGAGTAGTGTGGATGAGAAGACGGAAGCGGTGATGCAGGAAGTTATCGACACGGAGTTTAAGGAGCATACGGTTATTGCGGTGGTGCATCGGTTAACGTATATTGAGAGGTTTGATTTAGTGGCGGTGTTGAAGAGTGGGGAGATGGTTGAGTTTGGGGAGCCAGGGGCATTGATTGAGAAGGCTCACGGTGAGAGGGAGGGAAATCGTAGTGTTTTTGGGGAATTGTATAGAGGGTTTCATCATGGAAGTGATGCCTTGGGGACAGGTTGGGACTAG
- a CDS encoding DNA-directed RNA polymerase II subunit RPB11, variant — protein MNAPDRFELFLLQDGEKKIEEKVFTVAHPNVPELFIRIQTDGSITPREALVGACKQLVAMYGQLGREFQKELALRQYADQGEQGGGVNGGANGGHY, from the exons ATGAACGCCCCTGATAG GTTCGagctcttccttctccaggatggagagaagaagattgagGAGAAGGTTTTCACTG TTGCCCACCCTAACGTGCCGGAACTCTTCATCCGTATCCAGACAGACGGAAGCATCACCCCGCGCGAGGCTCTCGTTGGCGCGTGCAAGCAGCTCGTGGCCATGTACGGCCAATTGGGCCGCGAGTTCCAGAAGGAGCTTGCCCTGCGCCAGTATGCTGACCAGGGCGAGCAGGGAGGCGGCGTGAACGGCGGCGCTAATGGCGGTCATTACTGA
- the dak-1 gene encoding dihydroxyacetone kinase 1 has translation MSNRHFINDPQHLVLTSLQSTTLLNPGIALDAHNKIVYLRPGYGNASSSSSSSNQRQKVSLISGGGSGHEPSFSSMVGRGLLSACVAGTIFASPSAEQVRTAIMGRVENNEPSSSPEHGQQQQRGEDAGGVLVVVMNYTGDVLNFGLAVEKAKAAGVNVEMVVVGDDVGVGRAKAGKVGRRGIAGTVLVQKIAGALAAQGRSLKEVTKVANLAAENIVSVGASLEHVHVPGRRAEAEGAEFKVLKEGEVEIGMGIHNEQGSSREKGIGLPELVGKMLKQLLDRNDEDRAFVNVNSNEVVLLVNNLGGVSPLEMGGIVTEVVTQLAEQPYGIKPVRILSGTYMTSLNGLGFSISLLNVVNTDIGGPGMIDLLDYPSEATGWTAPISKLTWEEQRENKSTRENEVKSEEEVRPCGLTYEPQEVQKQLVAGLKAVIAAEPDVTKYDTMVGDGDCGIGLKRGAEAILSHLDSNPLTGDAAIDLAKIVTVVEQTMDGTSGALYGIFLNALVASLHTVGGGESDKKAADENAWAAALKLSCEALSKYTPARPGDRTLVDALYPFVDALEKTGDVKKAAEAAKQGAEGTKGMKAKLGRTVYIGGSGFEQVPDPGAWGLAKFFLGLAGIEKADDSSAKQAKGSDDGWEEVTREAELP, from the exons ATGTCCAACCGACACTTCATCAACGACCCCCAACACCTCGTCCTCACATCCCTGCAatccaccaccctcctcaaccCCGGCATCGCCCTCGACGCCCACAACAAAATCGTCTACCTGCGTCCCGGCTACGGCaatgcctcctcctcctcctcctcctccaaccaaaGACAGAAAGTCTCCCTCATCTCCGGCGGCGGCTCCGGCCACGAACCTTCCTTCTCCAGCATGGTCGGTCGCGGTCTCCTCTCTGCCTGTGTAGCAGGTACCATCTTCGCTTCCCCCTCCGCCGAACAAGTCCGTACAGCGATCATGGGGCGGGTTGAAAACAACgagccctcctcctctcctgaacatggacaacaacaacagagagGAGAGGACGCGGGCGGGGTCCTGGTGGTAGTCATGAACTACACCGGTGACGTGCTCAACTTTGGCCTAGCCGTAGAAAAAGCCAAAGCCGCGGGGGTGAAcgtggagatggtggttgTCGGGGATGATGTCGGTGTTGGACGGGCTAAAGCTGGGAAAGTAGGCAGAAGAGGCATTGCGGGGACGGTGTTGGTCCAAAAGATTGCGGGAGCGTTGGCTGCGCAGGGACGGAGTCTGAAGGAGGTGACAAAGGTGGCCAATTTGGCGGCGGAGAATATCGTCAGTGTCGGCGCCAGTCTGGAGCATGTGCATGTTCCGGGGAGaagggcggaggcggagggcgCCGAGTTCAAGGTGTtgaaggagggcgaggtgGAGATTGGCATGGGGATTCATAATGAGCAAGGGAGCAGTAGGGAGAAGGGGATTGGGTTGCCGGAGTTGGTGGGGAAGATGCTGAAGCAGTTGCTGGATCGGAACGATGAGGACAGGGCGTTTGTGAACGTAAATTCGAATGAGGTGGTGCTGTTGGTGAACAACCTCGGTGGTGTCAGCCCGTTGGAGATGGGCGGGATTGTCACCGAGGTGGTGACGCAGTTGGCGGAACAACCGTATGGGATCAAGCCCGTGAGGATCCTGAGCGGCACGTATATGACGAGCTTGAATGGGTTGGGATTTAGTATCTCGCTGTTGAATGTGGTTAACACGGACATTGGCGGACCGGGCATGATTGACTTGCTGGATTACCCATCTGAGGCAACGGGTTGGACAGCACCCATCTCCAAGCTGACTTGGGAGGAGCAGCGGGAAAACAAGAGTACCCGGGAGAATGAGGTCAAgtccgaggaggaggtgaggcCTTGTGGTCTAACGTATGAGCCCCAGGAGGTGCAGAAGCAGCTGGTTGCCGGGCTGAAGGCTGTCATCGCCGCCGAACCGGATGTGACCAAGTACGACACCATGGTGGGTGATGGTGATTGCGGTATCGGTCTGAAGCGCGGCGCTGAGG CAATCTTGTCGCATCTCGACTCCAACCCCCTAACAGGCGATGCAGCCATTGACCTCGCCAAGATCGTCACCGTGGTCGAGCAAACCATGGACGGTACCTCGGGTGCTCTCTACGGCATCTTCCTCAACGCTCTGGTCGCCTCTCTCCACACTGTCGGTGGAGGGGAGTCGGACAAGAAAGCTGCTGATGAAAATGCCTGGGCCGCAGCCCTCAAACTGAGCTGTGAGGCCCTGTCCAAGTACACGCCCGCTCGTCCCGGTGACCGCACCCTGGTTGATGCCCTCTATCCCTTTGTCGATGCGCTCGAAAAGACCGGTGATGTGAAGAAGGCGGCCGAGGCTGCCAAGCAGGGAGCTGAGGGCACCAAGGGTATGAAGGCCAAGTTGGGCCGCACCGTCTACATTGGCGGGTCCGGATTCGAGCAGGTGCCGGATCCGGGCGCTTGGGGATTGGCCAAGTTCTTCCTTGGACTGGCTGGAATTGAAAAGGCTGATGATTCCAGTGCTAAGCAGGCCAAGGGAtcggatgatggatgggaggAGGTTACAAGAGAGGCGGAATTGCCGTAA
- a CDS encoding DNA-directed RNA polymerase II subunit RPB11: MNAPDRFELFLLQDGEKKIEEKVFTGMSNTSDFKILKEDHTLGNLLAEHLKQAPHVLMAGYKIAHPNVPELFIRIQTDGSITPREALVGACKQLVAMYGQLGREFQKELALRQYADQGEQGGGVNGGANGGHY, from the exons ATGAACGCCCCTGATAG GTTCGagctcttccttctccaggatggagagaagaagattgagGAGAAGGTTTTCACTG GCATGTCGAACACCTCCGACTTCAAGATTCTCAAGGAGGACCACACCCTCGGCAACCTCCTCGCCGAACATCTGAAGCAGGCCCCTCATGTCTTGATGGCAGGATACAAGA TTGCCCACCCTAACGTGCCGGAACTCTTCATCCGTATCCAGACAGACGGAAGCATCACCCCGCGCGAGGCTCTCGTTGGCGCGTGCAAGCAGCTCGTGGCCATGTACGGCCAATTGGGCCGCGAGTTCCAGAAGGAGCTTGCCCTGCGCCAGTATGCTGACCAGGGCGAGCAGGGAGGCGGCGTGAACGGCGGCGCTAATGGCGGTCATTACTGA
- a CDS encoding CobW domain-containing protein produces the protein MTRDQSSPIPITIITGFLGSGKTTLILNLLPQLRAANPSYRLALLKNEFGDLAVDSQLASSSAIAGVSELLNGCICCNLVGQLSVALSELQSTVRPDRIVIETSGSAFPATLALEVNRLARETGGQYVLDGVVSVIDVENWKGYEDTSYTARIQARYTDLIVFNKWEGAGERRFDEVLDRVGDLEVDTAWVKSDKGWVDMSVVFGIDGGLARGLTEEDGHVHDDKCGHDDKHKHDHQTEVEVLSIELKSGNREATVDATKLLAFLRKTNKDEVYRIKAVLAVSAKTAREVLKNSDEDTKVPVPPTSAGSEAQTTRYILNWAFGRWTFTPVAAEVKEHESSSEAILRMTMILARYESTKWKKRLEAGGLLELEEENGKGELSVTKVN, from the coding sequence ATGACGCGCGACCAATCATCCCCTATCCCCATAACCATCATAACCGGCTTCCTCGGCTCCGGCAAAACCACTCTCATTCTGAACCTCCTCCCCCAGCTCCGCGCCGCCAATCCCTCCTACcgcctcgccctcctcaagaACGAATTCGGCGATCTGGCCGTCGACTCCCAgctcgcctcctcctcggccatCGCCGGCGTCTCCGAGCTTTTGAACGGTTGCATCTGCTGCAACCTCGTCGGTCAACTCTCGGTCGCCCTTTCCGAGCTCCAGTCCACCGTTCGGCCGGACCGAATCGTCATTGAGACCTCGGGCTCTGCGTTCCCTGCTACGCTGGCGCTCGAGGTCAACCGGCTGGCGAGGGAGACGGGGGGCCAGTATGTGCTGGATGGCGTGGTGAGCGTGATTGATGTGGAGAATTGGAAGGGGTATGAGGATACTAGCTATACGGCGCGGATTCAGGCGCGGTATACGGATCTGATTGTGTTTAACAAGTGGGAAGGGgcgggggagaggaggtttGACGAGGTTTTGGATAGGGTGGGAGATTTGGAGGTGGACACAGCGTGGGTGAAGAGTGATAAGGGGTGGGTGGATATGTCGGTGGTGTTTGGGATTGATGGGGGGTTGGCGAGGGGTCTTACGGAAGAGGATGGGCATGTTCACGATGACAAGTGTGGACATGACGATAAGCATAAGCATGATCATCAgacggaggtggaggtgttgAGTATTGAGCTTAAGAGCGGCAACAGAGAAGCGACGGTGGATGCGACGAAGCTGTTGGCTTTCTTGAGGAAAACGAACAAGGACGAGGTGTACAGGATCAAAGCCGTGTTGGCGGTTTCTGCGAAAACTGCGCGGGAGGTGCTGAAGAATTCGGATGAGGATACCAAGGTTCCAGTACCACCTACGTCCGCGGGAAGCGAAGCTCAAACGACGAGGTATATCCTCAACTGGGCGTTTGGAAGGTGGACGTTTACACCTGTTGCGGCTGAAGTCAAGGAGCACGAATCCAGCAGTGAGGCGATACTGAGGATGACCATGATTCTGGCCAGGTATGAGAGCaccaagtggaagaagagacTGGAGGCTGGTGGGTTGTTGGAGCTTGAAGAGGAGAATGGGAAGGGCGAGTTGAGCGTTACCAAGGTCAACTAG